Proteins encoded in a region of the Pseudomonas syringae KCTC 12500 genome:
- the der gene encoding ribosome biogenesis GTPase Der, producing the protein MVPVIALVGRPNVGKSTMFNRLTRTRDAIVGDLSGLTRDRQYGEAKWQGRSYILIDTGGISGDEHGMDEKMAEQSLLAIEEADVVLFLVDARAGYTAADQMIGEHLRKRNKRSYVVANKIDNIDENLARAEFSPMGLGDAIPVAGAHGRGISQMLEIALREFPRDEDELEEGAEVEEVAEGQEAKRIPGPSEKDGIKIAIIGRPNVGKSTLVNRMLGEDRVIVYDEPGTTRDSIYIPFERNEEKYTLIDTAGVRKRGKIHEEVEKFSVVKTLQAIKDANVVIFVMDAREGVVDHDLNLLGFALEAGRALVIALNKWDGMTPGERDFVKIELERRLFFVDFADIHFISALHGTGVGNLYQSVQNSFKSAVTRWPTSRLTQILEDAVSEHAPPMVGSRRIKLRYAHLGGANPPLIVIHGNQVEKVPKSYVRYLENTYRRVLKLVGTPIRIEFKGGENPYEGNKNTLTDRQVNKKRRMMSHHKKADKKRRDKR; encoded by the coding sequence ATGGTTCCCGTAATCGCCCTGGTGGGTCGACCGAACGTCGGCAAGTCCACCATGTTCAACCGCCTGACCAGGACTCGCGACGCCATTGTCGGCGATCTGTCCGGTCTTACCCGTGATCGCCAATACGGAGAGGCGAAGTGGCAAGGGCGCTCCTATATTCTGATCGACACCGGCGGTATCTCCGGTGACGAGCATGGCATGGACGAAAAGATGGCCGAGCAGTCGCTGCTGGCCATTGAAGAAGCCGATGTGGTGCTGTTTCTGGTGGACGCCCGTGCGGGCTACACCGCTGCTGATCAGATGATTGGTGAGCACCTGCGCAAGCGCAACAAGCGTTCCTACGTGGTTGCCAACAAGATCGACAACATCGACGAGAACCTGGCGCGTGCCGAGTTCAGCCCGATGGGTCTGGGCGACGCCATTCCGGTGGCCGGTGCCCACGGCCGTGGCATCTCGCAGATGCTCGAAATCGCCCTGCGGGAATTCCCCAGGGACGAGGACGAGCTTGAAGAGGGCGCTGAGGTCGAGGAAGTCGCCGAAGGTCAGGAAGCCAAGCGCATCCCCGGCCCGAGCGAGAAAGACGGCATCAAGATCGCCATCATCGGTCGTCCCAACGTCGGCAAGTCGACGCTGGTCAACCGTATGCTGGGTGAAGACCGGGTTATCGTCTATGACGAGCCAGGCACCACGCGTGACAGTATCTACATTCCCTTCGAGCGTAACGAAGAGAAGTACACGCTGATCGACACCGCCGGTGTGCGCAAGCGCGGCAAGATCCACGAGGAAGTCGAAAAGTTCTCGGTGGTCAAGACGCTGCAGGCCATCAAGGACGCCAACGTGGTGATCTTTGTGATGGACGCCCGCGAAGGTGTGGTCGACCACGACCTGAACCTGCTGGGCTTCGCCCTTGAAGCAGGTCGTGCGCTGGTCATCGCGCTGAACAAGTGGGACGGCATGACGCCGGGCGAACGCGATTTCGTGAAGATCGAGCTGGAGCGCCGCTTGTTCTTCGTCGACTTCGCCGACATCCACTTCATCTCCGCGCTGCACGGCACGGGCGTGGGCAACCTGTATCAGTCGGTACAGAACTCGTTCAAGTCCGCGGTCACACGCTGGCCAACCAGCCGCCTGACGCAGATTCTCGAAGATGCGGTCAGCGAGCATGCACCACCGATGGTCGGCAGCCGCCGCATCAAGCTGCGCTACGCCCACCTGGGGGGTGCCAACCCGCCGCTGATCGTGATTCACGGTAACCAGGTCGAGAAGGTACCCAAGTCCTACGTCCGCTACCTGGAAAACACCTACCGGCGTGTGCTCAAACTGGTCGGTACGCCGATCCGTATCGAGTTCAAGGGCGGCGAGAACCCGTATGAAGGCAACAAGAACACGCTCACTGACCGTCAGGTCAACAAGAAGCGTCGGATGATGTCGCACCACAAGAAGGCCGACAAGAAGCGCCGCGACAAGCGCTGA
- a CDS encoding pyridoxal phosphate-dependent aminotransferase — protein sequence MIDSKLPNVGTTIFTVMSQLAAETGAINLSQGFPDFDGPQALRDAVCRHVTQGHNQYSPMTGLPALRQQVAAKIARSYGRTVNPDSEITITPGATQAIFCAIHSVIRAGDEVIIFDPCYDSYEPAVELAGGRCVHVQLGLDDFAIDWQKLSDALSPRTRMIVINSPHNPSGALISRAELDRLAALIADRDIYLLSDEVYEHLVFDGAGHVSVLDHEALYQRAFVVSSFGKTYHVTGWKTGYVVAPPALTSELRKVHQYVSFCGVTPLQYALADFMAEHPEHVDELPGFYQAKRDFFCGHLAESRFSFRPVGGTYFQLVDYSQIRPDLNDVDMALWMTREHGVASIPISVFYQSPPAGQRLIRLCFAKQEETLRQAAEKLCAI from the coding sequence ATGATCGACAGCAAGTTGCCCAACGTGGGCACCACTATCTTCACCGTCATGTCACAGCTGGCCGCCGAAACCGGGGCTATCAACCTGTCCCAAGGGTTTCCCGATTTTGACGGGCCGCAGGCGCTGCGTGATGCGGTCTGCCGACATGTCACCCAAGGCCACAACCAATACTCCCCGATGACCGGGCTGCCTGCGCTTCGTCAGCAAGTCGCGGCAAAGATCGCCCGCAGCTATGGGCGTACGGTCAATCCGGACAGCGAAATCACTATCACGCCGGGTGCTACGCAGGCGATTTTCTGCGCGATCCACAGCGTGATTCGCGCTGGCGACGAAGTGATCATTTTCGACCCTTGCTATGACAGCTACGAGCCCGCCGTCGAACTGGCCGGTGGGCGTTGCGTCCATGTGCAACTGGGGCTGGATGACTTCGCCATCGACTGGCAAAAGCTGAGCGATGCGCTGAGCCCGCGTACCCGCATGATCGTCATCAACAGTCCGCACAACCCCAGCGGCGCGTTGATCAGCCGTGCAGAGCTCGATCGGCTGGCCGCGCTGATCGCGGATCGTGATATCTACCTGCTCAGCGATGAAGTCTATGAACACCTGGTGTTTGACGGCGCAGGCCATGTCAGCGTGCTCGACCACGAAGCGCTGTATCAGCGCGCCTTCGTCGTCAGTTCGTTCGGCAAGACCTATCACGTCACAGGCTGGAAAACCGGTTACGTGGTCGCGCCGCCTGCGCTGACGTCCGAGCTGCGCAAGGTGCACCAATACGTGAGCTTCTGCGGTGTCACGCCGTTGCAGTACGCGTTGGCCGACTTCATGGCCGAACACCCGGAACATGTCGACGAGCTGCCAGGCTTCTATCAGGCCAAGCGCGACTTTTTCTGTGGTCATCTGGCTGAGTCGCGTTTCAGCTTCCGGCCGGTGGGCGGGACTTATTTCCAGTTGGTCGACTACTCGCAGATCAGGCCCGACCTGAACGACGTCGACATGGCCTTGTGGATGACCCGCGAGCATGGTGTGGCGAGCATTCCGATTTCTGTGTTCTACCAGAGCCCTCCAGCAGGCCAGCGCCTGATCCGCCTGTGCTTCGCCAAACAGGAAGAGACGCTGCGTCAGGCGGCGGAGAAACTATGCGCGATATAA
- the bamB gene encoding outer membrane protein assembly factor BamB, with product MRDVIRWKHAALLALAILAAGCSSNSKKELPPAELTDFKEEVVLHKQWSRSVGDGQGKTYNMLVPAIDGDRIYAADVTGEVVSLDRLTGDVIWKKDLDLPVSGAVGVGYGLVMIGTLKGEVIAMDATSGEEKWRARVTSEVLAPPATNGSVVVVQTQDDRIVGFDASTGSQLWIYESTPAVLTLRGTGAPLATNRLAVAGLSTGKVVALDITNGVPVWEQRVAIPQGRSELDRVVDIDGGLLLSGGTLYVATYQGRVAGLDLESGRVLWQRDASSYSGVAQGFGSVYATLASGTVEGIDERSSSALWSNESLARRQLGAPEVYSSYVAVGDMEGYLHLLSQVDGRFVGRERIDSDGLRARPLVVGDMIYVYGNSGKLEALTIKQ from the coding sequence ATGCGTGACGTGATTCGTTGGAAACATGCAGCATTGCTGGCTCTGGCCATTCTGGCCGCGGGTTGCAGCAGCAACAGCAAAAAGGAATTGCCTCCGGCCGAGCTGACCGACTTCAAAGAAGAAGTGGTTTTGCACAAGCAGTGGAGCCGTTCCGTCGGCGACGGTCAGGGCAAGACTTACAACATGCTCGTGCCGGCCATTGATGGCGACCGCATCTATGCGGCTGACGTCACGGGCGAAGTCGTGTCGCTGGACCGTCTGACCGGCGACGTGATCTGGAAGAAAGATCTCGACCTGCCCGTTTCCGGCGCAGTCGGCGTGGGCTATGGTCTGGTAATGATCGGCACCCTCAAGGGTGAAGTGATTGCCATGGACGCCACGTCCGGTGAGGAAAAGTGGCGCGCTCGTGTCACCAGCGAAGTGCTGGCTCCGCCTGCCACCAACGGTTCTGTGGTCGTTGTCCAGACTCAGGATGACCGTATCGTCGGTTTCGACGCCTCTACCGGTTCGCAGCTCTGGATCTACGAAAGTACCCCAGCGGTGCTGACCCTGCGCGGCACTGGTGCTCCACTGGCAACCAACCGTCTTGCCGTAGCGGGTCTGTCGACCGGCAAGGTCGTCGCTCTGGACATCACCAACGGCGTGCCGGTCTGGGAACAGCGCGTTGCCATCCCGCAAGGTCGCTCGGAACTGGATCGTGTCGTCGATATCGACGGTGGCCTGTTGCTGTCCGGCGGTACGCTGTACGTCGCTACCTATCAGGGTCGCGTCGCCGGTCTCGATCTGGAAAGCGGTCGTGTGCTCTGGCAGCGTGATGCTTCGAGCTACTCGGGTGTCGCCCAGGGCTTTGGCAGCGTCTATGCCACTCTGGCCTCCGGTACTGTCGAAGGTATCGACGAGCGTTCGTCCTCTGCACTGTGGAGCAACGAATCACTGGCTCGCCGCCAGCTCGGCGCGCCGGAAGTGTATTCCAGCTACGTAGCGGTCGGTGACATGGAAGGCTACCTGCACCTGTTGAGCCAGGTGGACGGTCGTTTTGTCGGTCGCGAACGTATCGACAGCGACGGCCTGCGTGCGCGTCCGCTGGTGGTTGGGGACATGATTTACGTGTATGGCAACAGCGGCAAACTGGAAGCCCTGACCATCAAGCAATAA
- the ispG gene encoding flavodoxin-dependent (E)-4-hydroxy-3-methylbut-2-enyl-diphosphate synthase: MHGESPIKRRESRKIWVGSVPVGGDAPIAVQSMTNSDTNDVAATVAQINRLEAAGVDIVRVSVPDMDAAEAFGRIKQLVKVPLVADIHFDHRIALRVAELGVDCLRINPGNIGREDRVRAVVDAARDRGIPIRIGVNAGSLEKDLQKKYGEPTPEALVESALRHVEHLERLNFQDFKVSVKASDVFMAVAAYRLLAKEIVQPLHLGITEAGGLRSGTVKSAVGLGMLLAEGIGDTIRISLAADPVEEVKVGYDILKSLRLRSRGINFIACPSCSRQNFDVVKTMNELEGRLEDLLVPLDVAVIGCVVNGPGEAKEAHIGLTGGTPNLIYIDGKPAQKLTNDNLVNELERLIREKAAEKAEADASVIVRG, encoded by the coding sequence ATGCACGGCGAATCTCCAATCAAGCGTCGCGAATCCCGGAAAATATGGGTCGGTTCCGTACCTGTCGGCGGTGATGCGCCGATCGCGGTGCAGAGCATGACCAACAGTGATACCAACGATGTCGCCGCTACCGTGGCACAGATCAATCGTCTCGAAGCGGCAGGTGTCGACATCGTGCGTGTTTCGGTGCCGGACATGGACGCTGCCGAAGCATTCGGCCGCATCAAGCAACTGGTCAAGGTGCCGCTGGTCGCCGACATTCACTTCGATCACCGCATCGCCTTGCGTGTGGCGGAGCTGGGCGTCGACTGTCTGCGTATCAACCCGGGCAACATCGGTCGTGAAGACCGTGTGCGGGCCGTGGTCGATGCTGCGCGTGATCGCGGCATCCCGATCCGTATCGGCGTCAATGCCGGTTCGCTGGAAAAAGACCTGCAGAAGAAGTACGGCGAGCCCACGCCAGAGGCTCTGGTAGAGTCTGCGCTGCGCCATGTCGAGCACCTGGAGCGCCTGAACTTTCAGGACTTCAAGGTCAGCGTCAAGGCTTCCGATGTGTTCATGGCGGTCGCTGCCTATCGGCTGCTGGCCAAAGAGATCGTTCAGCCGCTGCACCTGGGCATCACCGAAGCCGGTGGCTTGCGTTCGGGTACGGTGAAATCGGCTGTCGGTCTCGGTATGCTGCTTGCCGAAGGAATTGGCGATACTATCCGCATCTCGCTGGCGGCTGACCCGGTCGAGGAAGTGAAGGTCGGGTACGACATTCTCAAATCGTTGCGCCTTCGTTCGCGTGGAATCAACTTCATCGCCTGCCCGAGCTGCTCGCGGCAGAACTTCGATGTGGTCAAGACCATGAACGAGCTGGAAGGTCGACTCGAGGATTTGCTGGTTCCGCTCGATGTCGCGGTCATCGGTTGTGTGGTCAATGGTCCGGGCGAAGCCAAAGAGGCGCATATCGGCCTGACCGGTGGCACGCCGAACCTGATCTACATCGACGGCAAACCCGCGCAGAAACTGACCAATGACAATCTCGTGAATGAGCTGGAACGCTTGATTCGCGAGAAAGCGGCTGAAAAAGCCGAAGCCGACGCCTCGGTCATCGTGCGCGGCTAA
- the pilW gene encoding type IV pilus biogenesis/stability protein PilW encodes MPVRASLLLCVVVLLTACVSTGNVNPLTTAQGREEARKAYVQLGLGYFQQGQTERAKVPLKKALELDNSDAQANAALALVFQTEMEPELAEQYFRKALAASNNETRIVNNYGSFLFEQKRYKEAYERFEQAAADNLYPERSRVFESLGMTSLKLGNREQAREHFTKALRLDRQLPLSLLEMAQLSYEDKQYVPARDYYDRFSQLSEQNARSLLLGTRLAKIYDDRNKAASFGLLLKRLYPGTPEYQQYLSEQ; translated from the coding sequence ATGCCTGTGCGTGCCTCGCTGCTGCTCTGTGTTGTCGTTTTGCTGACAGCGTGCGTATCCACCGGCAATGTCAACCCGCTGACGACGGCCCAGGGGCGCGAGGAAGCGCGCAAGGCTTACGTTCAACTGGGGCTGGGTTATTTTCAGCAGGGCCAGACCGAGCGAGCCAAGGTTCCGCTGAAAAAGGCGCTGGAACTCGACAACTCGGATGCACAGGCCAACGCCGCGCTGGCCCTGGTGTTCCAGACAGAGATGGAGCCAGAGCTGGCCGAGCAGTACTTTCGCAAGGCGTTGGCCGCCAGCAATAACGAAACACGCATCGTCAACAATTACGGCAGTTTTCTGTTCGAACAAAAGCGTTACAAGGAAGCCTACGAGCGTTTTGAACAGGCGGCTGCTGACAACCTGTATCCTGAGCGGTCACGGGTTTTTGAAAGCCTGGGCATGACCTCGCTGAAACTGGGCAACCGCGAGCAGGCTCGCGAGCATTTTACCAAGGCATTGCGCCTGGACCGTCAGTTGCCGTTATCCTTGCTGGAAATGGCTCAGCTGTCCTACGAAGACAAGCAATATGTGCCGGCGCGTGACTATTACGACCGTTTTAGCCAGCTCAGCGAGCAAAATGCACGTAGTCTATTGCTCGGTACACGGCTGGCGAAGATATATGATGATCGTAACAAGGCGGCCAGCTTTGGCCTGCTGTTGAAAAGACTCTATCCCGGTACGCCGGAATATCAGCAATACCTGTCGGAGCAATGA
- a CDS encoding amidohydrolase → MRDISGLPNLNLALIQTTLAWHDREANLEHFEPLLDQARGADLVILPEMFTTGFSMESEALSEPEAGPTSVWLLAQAKRIDAVVTGSVMMRAADGSHRNRLLWARPDGELLHYDKRHLFRMAGEHQHYTPGDRQVMFELNGWRVRPLICYDLRFPVWSRDSQDTDLLLYTANWPGARRLHWNRLLPARAIENLCYVAAVNRVGSDGKGFAYTGDSQVLDFQGESLLSVGEADGVFKATLGAADLHAYRTRFPAGLDADSFNIE, encoded by the coding sequence ATGCGCGATATAAGCGGGCTGCCGAACCTCAACCTAGCGCTGATCCAGACCACGCTGGCGTGGCATGATCGCGAGGCCAATCTCGAGCATTTCGAGCCATTGCTGGATCAGGCGCGCGGCGCGGACCTGGTGATCCTGCCAGAGATGTTCACCACCGGGTTCTCTATGGAGTCCGAGGCCCTGTCAGAACCGGAAGCCGGGCCTACATCGGTATGGCTATTGGCTCAGGCCAAGCGTATCGACGCCGTGGTGACCGGCAGCGTCATGATGCGCGCGGCCGATGGTAGTCATCGCAATCGCCTGCTGTGGGCGCGACCGGATGGTGAGCTGCTGCATTACGACAAGCGTCATCTGTTTCGCATGGCCGGTGAACACCAGCACTACACGCCGGGCGATCGCCAGGTGATGTTTGAACTCAACGGCTGGCGCGTACGGCCGCTGATCTGCTACGACCTGCGTTTTCCGGTCTGGAGCCGTGACTCCCAGGATACCGACCTGTTGCTGTACACCGCCAACTGGCCGGGTGCTCGGCGCCTGCACTGGAACCGCCTGCTGCCTGCCAGAGCCATTGAAAACCTGTGCTATGTGGCGGCAGTCAATCGCGTTGGGTCGGACGGCAAGGGCTTTGCGTACACCGGTGACAGTCAGGTCCTGGATTTCCAGGGCGAGAGCCTGTTGAGCGTGGGCGAAGCGGACGGGGTGTTCAAGGCGACGCTTGGCGCGGCAGACTTGCATGCCTATCGCACACGGTTTCCAGCCGGGCTGGATGCGGATTCGTTTAATATTGAATAA
- the hisS gene encoding histidine--tRNA ligase, translating to MSKSLQAIRGMNDILPEQTPLWRHFEGTVARLLDNYGYRQIRMPIVEFTELFKRSIGEVTDIVEKEMYTFADRNGDSLTLRPEGTAACVRAVLEHGITGGGQVQKLWYIGPMFRHERPQKGRYRQFHQIGVEVFNLDGPDIDAELIVMTWRLWGLLGIRNAVKLELNSLGTSEARARYREALVEYLTARLDQLDEDSQRRLKTNPLRVLDTKHPETQAVLVDAPKLADYLDDESRVHFEGLKARLDAAGIPYVINPKLVRGLDYYSKTVFEWVTDQLGAQGTVCAGGRYDGLVEQMGGKPTAGVGFAMGIERLVLLLETLEQVPEEIARQVDVYLCAFGEAAELAALALTEKVRDQLPTLRLQVNAGAGSFKSQFKKADKSGALYALILGEEELAAKVIGVKPLRGQGEQQNIAWDALSEHLASCVVQG from the coding sequence GTGAGTAAGTCTCTACAAGCCATTCGTGGCATGAACGACATTCTGCCCGAGCAGACGCCGCTGTGGCGTCACTTCGAAGGCACTGTTGCCCGTCTGCTGGATAACTACGGTTACCGGCAGATTCGTATGCCTATCGTCGAATTCACCGAGCTGTTCAAGCGCTCCATCGGTGAAGTGACTGATATCGTCGAGAAAGAGATGTACACCTTCGCCGACCGCAACGGCGACTCTCTGACCCTGCGCCCTGAAGGCACTGCCGCGTGTGTGCGTGCAGTCCTCGAGCACGGCATCACTGGCGGCGGCCAGGTTCAGAAGCTGTGGTACATAGGTCCGATGTTCCGTCACGAGCGTCCGCAGAAAGGCCGTTATCGTCAGTTTCACCAGATCGGTGTCGAGGTCTTCAACCTGGACGGTCCGGATATCGACGCCGAACTGATCGTCATGACCTGGCGCCTGTGGGGCCTGCTGGGTATTCGCAACGCCGTCAAGCTCGAGCTGAACAGCCTGGGCACCAGCGAGGCGCGTGCGCGTTATCGCGAGGCGCTGGTCGAATACCTCACGGCACGTCTCGACCAACTGGACGAAGACAGCCAGCGCCGACTGAAAACCAACCCGCTGCGCGTGCTGGACACCAAGCACCCTGAAACCCAGGCTGTGCTGGTCGATGCGCCGAAGCTGGCGGACTACCTGGATGACGAATCCCGCGTTCACTTCGAAGGCCTGAAGGCCCGTCTGGACGCCGCCGGTATTCCTTATGTGATCAATCCCAAGCTGGTGCGTGGCCTGGATTACTACAGCAAGACCGTTTTCGAGTGGGTCACCGATCAACTCGGTGCCCAGGGTACGGTCTGTGCAGGCGGTCGTTACGACGGTCTGGTCGAGCAGATGGGTGGCAAGCCTACTGCAGGCGTCGGTTTCGCGATGGGCATCGAGCGACTGGTTCTGCTGCTCGAAACCCTTGAGCAGGTGCCGGAAGAAATTGCCCGTCAGGTCGATGTCTACCTGTGCGCATTCGGCGAAGCGGCCGAGCTGGCGGCACTGGCACTTACCGAAAAGGTCCGTGATCAGTTGCCGACCCTGCGCTTGCAGGTCAACGCCGGTGCCGGCAGCTTCAAGAGCCAGTTCAAGAAAGCCGACAAGAGCGGTGCGCTGTACGCGCTGATCCTCGGCGAAGAAGAGCTGGCGGCGAAGGTCATTGGCGTCAAACCCCTGCGTGGCCAGGGTGAACAACAAAATATTGCCTGGGATGCTCTGTCAGAGCACTTGGCCTCCTGCGTCGTGCAGGGTTGA
- a CDS encoding YfgM family protein, with translation MSGTEDEELAVMKDWWQRNGKPLLTGGLLALVVVLGWQFWHRYQASQSQGASMLYQQLLETALTPSGQADTARVAEISGKLKSEFGGTTYAQFGSLFVAKVAVDAGKLDDAAAELKPVADKPANDTLGEIARQRLARVLAAQNKTDDALKLLDGDADKAFLASREELKGDLLVQLGRTDEAYAAYQKAKSALSEDAAVGGLQMKLDDLAKGDA, from the coding sequence GTGTCGGGTACCGAAGATGAAGAGCTGGCGGTAATGAAGGACTGGTGGCAGCGCAACGGCAAACCTCTGTTGACCGGCGGTCTGCTGGCGCTGGTCGTGGTTCTGGGTTGGCAGTTCTGGCACAGGTATCAGGCCAGCCAGTCGCAAGGCGCCTCGATGCTTTATCAGCAATTGCTGGAAACCGCACTGACGCCCAGTGGCCAGGCAGACACCGCACGTGTCGCCGAGATCTCCGGCAAACTGAAAAGCGAATTCGGTGGCACTACCTACGCACAGTTCGGTAGCCTGTTCGTCGCCAAGGTGGCGGTCGATGCCGGCAAGCTGGATGATGCTGCAGCCGAGCTGAAACCCGTGGCCGACAAACCTGCCAACGACACGCTGGGCGAGATTGCCCGTCAGCGTCTGGCACGCGTGCTGGCTGCGCAGAACAAGACCGATGACGCGCTGAAGCTGCTCGACGGCGATGCCGACAAGGCTTTCCTCGCCAGTCGTGAAGAACTCAAGGGTGACCTGCTGGTACAGCTGGGTCGTACCGACGAGGCGTATGCTGCATACCAAAAGGCCAAATCTGCTCTGTCCGAAGACGCAGCAGTGGGTGGCCTGCAAATGAAGCTCGACGATCTGGCGAAAGGGGATGCGTGA
- a CDS encoding FlxA-like family protein gives MTIINTSTLNSYTSSLTLAIKPTDAETAKAATAAATTTTETEKSSDQASTEGGKAGAAGGGGSVGGSSESSLNQTIEQIKQQIKDAQKQLAEQKAQLAAAQSGNGSAEEKAQKSMAIQGQIATISANLQTLQASLLQLETGGGVNTTA, from the coding sequence ATGACTATTATCAACACCTCCACGCTGAACAGTTACACAAGCTCGTTGACCTTAGCGATCAAACCTACTGACGCTGAAACAGCCAAGGCCGCGACTGCTGCTGCCACCACGACTACTGAAACAGAGAAAAGCTCTGATCAGGCGTCCACCGAAGGTGGCAAGGCCGGTGCGGCGGGTGGTGGTGGCAGCGTGGGTGGTTCCAGCGAATCGTCGCTCAATCAGACCATCGAACAGATAAAGCAGCAGATCAAGGACGCTCAGAAGCAACTCGCCGAGCAGAAGGCGCAGTTGGCTGCTGCTCAAAGCGGTAACGGCTCAGCGGAAGAAAAGGCGCAGAAATCCATGGCGATTCAGGGCCAGATCGCGACCATCAGCGCTAACCTGCAGACGTTGCAGGCCTCGTTGCTGCAGCTGGAAACCGGTGGCGGTGTAAACACCACCGCGTGA
- a CDS encoding RodZ domain-containing protein yields the protein MKAAHPEVVATNRVNPGETLRQARESRSWSLPDVALRLNLTVTSLTNLENGQFEKLPGHTFARGYVRAYAKLLELDQAALVEQFDQFTGTDGKGSSVHALGRIEEPVRLSHNILRIVSLLLLVILVGGGFFWWQDQATLRGKDQSGLNMEHVEVESADGTTQIHPLDEPDEPAVAETPASGQTSLPLNTGAPASEAPAAAPAAPASSVTSHATAQPQTPAAATPPASAPQAPVAAPNVPSMPAAPAEQPAPVVAGAGQVTVQFVADCWTQVTDGNGKVLVSGLKRKGESLDVNGKPPLTLRLGYARGAQVSYNGQPVDVAPFTSGETARLKLGQ from the coding sequence ATGAAAGCGGCGCATCCCGAAGTTGTAGCAACCAATCGCGTGAATCCTGGAGAAACCCTGCGCCAGGCCCGCGAGAGCAGGAGCTGGTCGCTGCCAGATGTGGCCTTGAGACTCAATCTCACCGTGACCTCCCTGACCAATCTGGAGAACGGCCAGTTTGAAAAGCTGCCTGGGCATACGTTTGCCAGGGGCTACGTGCGTGCCTACGCCAAACTGCTTGAGCTTGATCAGGCGGCGCTGGTCGAACAGTTCGACCAGTTCACCGGCACTGACGGTAAAGGCAGTTCGGTTCATGCGCTGGGCCGTATCGAAGAGCCGGTCAGGCTGTCGCACAACATTCTGCGTATCGTCAGCCTGCTGTTGCTGGTGATTCTGGTTGGCGGTGGTTTCTTCTGGTGGCAGGATCAGGCGACCTTGCGCGGCAAGGATCAGTCCGGGCTGAACATGGAGCACGTCGAAGTCGAAAGCGCTGACGGCACCACGCAGATTCACCCGCTTGACGAACCGGACGAGCCTGCTGTGGCTGAAACGCCTGCCTCCGGACAAACCTCCTTGCCGTTGAATACCGGTGCGCCTGCCAGTGAGGCGCCAGCAGCTGCGCCTGCGGCCCCGGCTTCCAGCGTCACCAGTCACGCAACCGCACAACCGCAGACACCTGCTGCCGCTACGCCGCCGGCGAGCGCGCCTCAGGCCCCCGTTGCTGCGCCGAACGTGCCGTCGATGCCGGCTGCACCTGCCGAGCAGCCGGCGCCTGTCGTAGCGGGTGCCGGTCAGGTGACCGTCCAGTTCGTTGCCGACTGCTGGACCCAGGTCACTGACGGGAACGGCAAGGTGCTGGTCAGCGGCCTCAAGCGCAAGGGCGAGAGTCTGGACGTCAACGGCAAGCCGCCGTTGACCCTGCGTCTGGGTTACGCGCGTGGTGCGCAGGTCAGCTACAACGGTCAGCCTGTGGATGTAGCACCTTTTACCAGCGGCGAAACTGCTCGCCTGAAGCTAGGGCAATAA